In Patescibacteria group bacterium, the following are encoded in one genomic region:
- a CDS encoding polysaccharide deacetylase family protein, translated as MRVAAIIVITIFGLLLISALAFFFYENQNPITNNSYPFYAIPAGPEANLPEVSTNGVWSLSPILMYHHIRINPSPDSQLEQSLSLSPVKFEEQIGYLKSLGFSTINLDELFTKREARKFIITFDDGYKDIIENALPILQKFQYSATVFVIVNDVGKTRYLTWDDLVALKNAGWSIGSHTLSHPNLTNASLDKASKEIFQSKSQLESRLGITASFFCYPSGQYNDEIIKLVEDAGYLGAVTTKVGRYNYQSKNYELTRVRVRGTDTLDKFKENLGF; from the coding sequence TTGAGAGTCGCGGCAATCATCGTGATTACAATTTTTGGTTTGCTTTTAATTTCCGCGTTAGCCTTCTTTTTTTATGAAAATCAAAATCCTATTACCAATAATTCTTATCCTTTTTACGCGATTCCCGCTGGCCCGGAGGCGAATTTGCCAGAAGTGAGCACAAATGGTGTTTGGAGTTTATCGCCAATTTTGATGTATCACCATATTCGAATCAACCCAAGTCCCGATAGCCAACTCGAACAAAGCTTGAGTTTGTCACCGGTCAAATTTGAAGAACAAATCGGCTATTTGAAAAGCTTAGGTTTTAGCACCATTAATTTAGATGAATTATTTACTAAAAGAGAGGCTCGAAAATTTATCATCACTTTTGATGATGGCTATAAAGATATCATTGAAAATGCTTTGCCAATTCTGCAAAAATTCCAATATTCAGCCACGGTTTTTGTCATTGTCAATGATGTTGGCAAAACTAGATATTTGACTTGGGACGATTTGGTGGCATTAAAAAATGCCGGTTGGTCTATCGGTTCTCATACTTTGTCTCATCCAAACTTAACCAATGCCAGCCTCGATAAAGCCTCCAAAGAAATTTTCCAAAGCAAATCCCAACTCGAATCTCGTTTGGGCATAACTGCCAGCTTCTTCTGCTACCCATCTGGCCAATATAACGATGAAATTATTAAATTAGTCGAAGATGCCGGCTATTTAGGTGCGGTCACGACCAAGGTCGGCCGATATAATTACCAGTCAAAAAATTATGAATTAACTCGAGTTCGAGTTCGAGGTACTGATACCCTAGACAAATTCAAAGAAAACTTAGGCTTTTAA